A portion of the Macaca thibetana thibetana isolate TM-01 chromosome 9, ASM2454274v1, whole genome shotgun sequence genome contains these proteins:
- the DDIT4 gene encoding DNA damage-inducible transcript 4 protein, which translates to MPSLWDRFSSSSSTSSSPSSLSGTPTPDRPPRSAWGSAAREEGFDRSTSLESSDCESLDSSNSGFGPEEDSAYLDGVSLPDFELLSDPEDEHLCANLMQLLQESLAQARLGSRRPARLLMPGQLVSQVGKELLRLAYSEPCGLRGALLDVCVEQGKSCHSVGQLALDPSLVPTFQLTLVLRLDSRLWPKIQGLFSSANSPFLPGFSQSLTLSTGFRVIKKKLYSSEQLLIEEC; encoded by the exons atgcctagcctttgGGACCGCTTCTCGTCGTCGTCGTCCACCTCGTCTTCGCCCTCGTCCTTGTCCGGAACTCCCACCCCAGATCGGCCGCCGCGCTCAGCCTGGGGGTCGGCGGCCCGAGAGGAGGGGTTTGACCGCTCCACGAGCCTGGAGAGCTCGGACTGCGAGTCCCTGGACAGCAGCAACAGTGGCTTCGGGCCGGAGGAAG ACTCGGCTTACCTAGATGGAGTGTCGTTGCCCGACTTCGAGCTGCTCAGTGACCCTGAGGATGAACACCTGTGTGCCAACCTGATGCAGCTGCTGCAGGAGAGCCTGGCCCAGGCGCGTCTGGGCTCGCGGCGCCCTGCGCGCCTGCTGATGCCTGGCCAGCTGGTGAGCCAGGTGGGCAAAGAACTACTACGCCTGGCCTACAGCGAGCCGTGCGGCCTGCGGGGGGCGCTGCTGGACGTCTGCGTGGAGCAGGGCAAGAGCTGCCACAGCGTGGGCCAGCTGGCACTCGACCCCAGCCTGGTGCCCACCTTCCAGCTGACCCTCGTGCTGCGCCTGGACTCACGACTCTGGCCTAAGATCCAGGGGCTGTTTAGCTCCGCCaactctcccttcctccctggcttcagccagtccctgaCTCTGAGCACTGGCTTTCGAGTCATCAAGAAGAAGCTGTACAGCTCGGAACAGCTGCTCATTGAGGAGTGTTGA